In the Populus trichocarpa isolate Nisqually-1 chromosome 1, P.trichocarpa_v4.1, whole genome shotgun sequence genome, CATTCTAGAAGGCGAAAAGACACATCTACCTCACCAGGAGACGCAAATATATTCAGGAGTTaatgatttaaatatatatttataatataaatacaagAGCCTCTATAATATTTCATCTCATATTTTGGTACTTCTTCAagtcaataattaaaaaaaatctagaaattttCCTACGCTTCCTGCTTGCCAGCATGTATCTCTCCTTTCGCTGAGTTCGTAGTAAGTACTTGACAGAAGAAATTGCAACCAAGTGAATTAAAATGGGAAGAGCTCCATGTTGCTCTAAAGTTGGTCTGTATAGAGGTCCATGGACTACTAAAGAAGACACGTTGCTCATTAACTATATCCAGGCACATGGTGAAGGTCATTGGAGGTCTTTGCCTAAGAAAGCTGGTAAGTGATGTGATTCTCTCTTTCCAACAGTTCATACGGTTTTTATTGGAGATCTTGATTTGCCTAAGAAAGCTGGCAAGTGATGTAATTTTCTCTTACCAACAGTTCATACGatttttaatttagtgtttttgttttcgtatGAATGAAGGGTTACTTAGATGTGGGAAGAGTTGCAGGCTAAGATGGATGAACTACCTTCGGCCTGATATCAAGAGAGGGAACATCACTCCTGATGAGGATGACCTTATCATCCGTCTGCATTCTCTTCTTGGTAACCGTTGGTCTCTCATTGCGGGAAGGTTGCCAGGCCGAACTGACAATGAGATCAAGAACTACTGGAACTCTCACCTTAGCAAAAGACTCAAGAACAACACGGCAAGAAATAAGTCCAAATGCATGGGGGAATCAGCTGGAAAGAGAGGTGACACTAAGGCCAACAACAAAAGGAAGCACAAGGAGGACAACGAAGGCATTAGCAGTCGAAATGGAGAGGCTACTACAAAGACCAGGATTTATCTCCCACGGGCAACAAGGGTTTGTGCATCCTCGGTTgcaaaatatatcaataatattCAAAGCTTGATTGGGTCATCATCTAGTAACGCAGAGGATGGCGATCATACCAATTGGGGCATGTCTGGTCTTAAAGTTGCTAACAATGGTGGACAGGCTTGGGCTTCCAATAATGAAGAATTTGATGGTCCAATTTCTTTACAGAAAGATATTATGTTAGATGACATCTTTGAGGAATACCAGCAACTCCTCAAGGCAGATGATCATGGTCAATTGGATTCCTTTGTGGAATCTCTTTTGGCTTAATTCTTACTAATAAATTAAAGGGTGTGCGCTGATGCTCACTCCTACCTCCCCTCCTTTGCCACCCACTCCATTTCTTAAATTCCTGCCGTGTTTTTGCCGTAACACACGAGAAGAATGCCGTCGGGTCAGCATCAATATGACGGCCTTAATTATTTGTATCTCTTATGggcaataattaataaaattgcagtgataaaacaaaagaattcaTTACACATGCACACGTGTACTGATGTCTTCACTACAAAGATTTTCATGGTTTGTTTACCATTTTTCAATCTGGCTAGCTAGCTTGAGTTAAACTAGAGACTTCTTGGGTTC is a window encoding:
- the LOC7477833 gene encoding transcription factor MYB13; this translates as MGRAPCCSKVGLYRGPWTTKEDTLLINYIQAHGEGHWRSLPKKAGLLRCGKSCRLRWMNYLRPDIKRGNITPDEDDLIIRLHSLLGNRWSLIAGRLPGRTDNEIKNYWNSHLSKRLKNNTARNKSKCMGESAGKRGDTKANNKRKHKEDNEGISSRNGEATTKTRIYLPRATRVCASSVAKYINNIQSLIGSSSSNAEDGDHTNWGMSGLKVANNGGQAWASNNEEFDGPISLQKDIMLDDIFEEYQQLLKADDHGQLDSFVESLLA